The following are from one region of the Geoalkalibacter subterraneus genome:
- a CDS encoding type II toxin-antitoxin system RelE/ParE family toxin, with the protein MNFRILYTPAYNKRAAKFLRKHPELLPQYEKTLKLLELDPFHPSLRMHRLQGALSSLHSVSINISYRITLELIIQDKEIIPVHVGSHDEVYRS; encoded by the coding sequence ATGAATTTCCGCATCCTCTATACCCCCGCGTATAACAAGCGGGCCGCAAAATTTCTGCGCAAGCACCCAGAACTTCTCCCTCAATACGAAAAGACACTGAAGCTATTGGAGCTTGATCCTTTTCATCCCTCACTTCGAATGCACCGGCTGCAGGGTGCGTTGAGCAGCCTGCATTCTGTCTCGATTAATATCAGCTACCGTATCACCCTTGAATTGATCATCCAGGACAAAGAAATTATCCCGGTGCATGTCGGCAGTCACGATGAAGTGTATCGTTCCTGA
- a CDS encoding ATP-binding protein, producing the protein MTRLAKLPIGIQTFAKIREDDYAYVDKTPLVHTLIEEGNYYFLARPRRFGKSLLISTLQALFEGRKELFTGLDIEDKWDWGIQYPVIKISFGGVARSLEDMKQDVGNILEENQRRLGLSCKNPQDIGGCFKQLIWEAQQKYGQKVVILVDEYDKLIVDNLDQIEVAKQGREVLKDLYSIIKDSDEYIRFAFLTGVSKFSKVSVFSGLNNLEDISLNPDYATLCGYTQHDLETVFAEHLRGADMERVRQWYNGYNFLGDRVYNPFDILLFIKNNKVFDNYWFATGTPTFLIKLIRKNNYYIPKLDNLRVSKGLIDSYDIEDLELEPLLFQAGYLTIRAVEQMRRGGYQYVLDFPNKEVLLSFTDMIINYLTDHKEQRGRFQDELYLMLEEGNIEGFRETLASLFASIPYNNYVNNTIGSYEGYYASVIYAYLASLGLDLTAEDVTSKGRIDLTVKLGNRIYIIEFKVDGEGRALEQIKARGYHHKFQGTGKDIYLIGIDFDSEQRNIAGFEWEKG; encoded by the coding sequence ATGACCCGACTGGCCAAACTTCCCATCGGCATTCAGACCTTCGCCAAGATTCGCGAAGATGATTATGCCTATGTCGACAAGACTCCTTTGGTGCACACCCTGATCGAAGAGGGGAATTACTATTTCCTTGCCCGCCCGCGCCGTTTCGGAAAGAGCCTGCTGATTTCCACCCTGCAGGCACTCTTCGAAGGGCGCAAGGAGCTTTTTACCGGGCTCGATATCGAGGACAAGTGGGACTGGGGCATCCAGTACCCGGTCATCAAGATCAGCTTCGGCGGCGTGGCGCGCAGCCTGGAGGATATGAAGCAGGATGTCGGAAACATCCTTGAGGAGAACCAGCGGCGATTGGGCCTTTCCTGCAAAAATCCGCAGGATATCGGCGGATGTTTCAAGCAGCTGATCTGGGAAGCCCAACAGAAATACGGTCAAAAAGTCGTCATCCTTGTGGACGAATACGACAAGCTCATCGTCGACAACCTCGATCAGATCGAAGTCGCCAAACAGGGACGCGAGGTCCTCAAAGACCTCTACTCCATCATCAAGGACAGCGACGAATACATCAGGTTCGCGTTTCTCACCGGGGTGAGCAAATTCAGCAAGGTCTCCGTTTTCAGTGGGCTCAACAACCTGGAGGATATCAGCCTTAATCCCGACTATGCCACCTTGTGCGGCTATACTCAGCATGACCTGGAGACGGTGTTTGCCGAGCACCTGCGCGGCGCCGACATGGAGCGAGTGCGCCAGTGGTACAACGGCTACAACTTCCTGGGGGATCGGGTCTACAATCCTTTTGACATTCTGCTATTCATAAAAAACAATAAAGTTTTTGACAACTACTGGTTCGCCACCGGCACGCCGACTTTTCTGATCAAGCTGATCCGGAAGAATAATTATTATATTCCCAAGCTGGACAATTTGCGTGTCAGCAAAGGCTTGATCGACAGCTATGATATCGAGGACCTCGAACTTGAGCCGCTCCTTTTTCAAGCCGGCTATCTGACCATTCGCGCAGTCGAACAGATGCGACGGGGCGGGTATCAGTATGTACTGGACTTTCCCAACAAAGAGGTGCTGCTTTCTTTCACCGATATGATCATCAATTACCTGACCGATCATAAAGAGCAGAGAGGACGGTTTCAGGACGAACTCTACCTCATGCTGGAAGAGGGTAATATCGAAGGATTCAGAGAAACCCTTGCCTCTCTGTTCGCCTCGATCCCCTACAACAACTACGTCAACAACACCATCGGCAGCTATGAAGGATATTATGCCAGCGTCATCTACGCCTACCTGGCAAGCCTGGGGCTGGACTTGACCGCGGAGGATGTAACCAGCAAAGGGCGCATCGACCTGACCGTGAAACTGGGAAACCGCATCTACATCATCGAATTCAAGGTCGACGGCGAGGGGCGCGCCCTGGAACAGATCAAGGCACGTGGCTATCATCACAAGTTTCAGGGAACGGGGAAGGATATCTACCTGATCGGTATCGATTTCGATTCGGAGCAACGCAATATTGCCGGGTTTGAGTGGGAGAAGGGTTGA
- a CDS encoding ISAs1 family transposase, translating into MAIPLLEAISIEGKTISADALLTQRRLARYLVEDRQAHYHFTVKGNQPRLLEDLTLYFHGRQEPHAVTVDSDHGRIETRRIWVTAELNDYLDFPHVGQAFMVERERVNKKSGKVSTETVYGITSHTPQQADAQRILKTNRNHWCIENSCHYIIDWNYDEDRSRIRTGHGPENITRLRRFAVGLIKSKSVGSVAQKMRMLAMNPRAVFDYLRMTDNTRSRRSAAGCN; encoded by the coding sequence ATGGCCATCCCCTTGCTCGAGGCGATCAGCATCGAAGGCAAGACCATCAGCGCCGACGCCCTATTGACGCAACGCCGATTGGCCCGCTACCTGGTCGAAGACAGGCAGGCCCATTACCATTTCACCGTCAAAGGCAATCAGCCCCGGCTTCTCGAAGACCTCACCCTGTATTTTCATGGCCGCCAAGAACCTCACGCTGTCACCGTCGACTCCGACCATGGCCGGATCGAGACGCGGAGGATCTGGGTCACCGCCGAGCTCAACGACTATCTCGACTTTCCTCACGTCGGTCAGGCTTTCATGGTCGAACGCGAAAGGGTCAACAAAAAGAGCGGGAAAGTCTCAACCGAAACCGTTTACGGAATCACCAGCCACACACCGCAGCAGGCCGACGCCCAGCGCATCCTCAAGACTAATCGCAACCACTGGTGCATAGAAAACAGCTGCCACTACATCATTGACTGGAATTACGACGAAGACCGAAGCCGGATACGCACCGGCCATGGGCCGGAAAACATCACCCGGCTCCGACGCTTCGCGGTCGGTCTGATTAAATCAAAAAGCGTCGGCAGCGTTGCGCAGAAAATGAGGATGCTCGCCATGAACCCCCGCGCCGTCTTCGACTACCTGCGAATGACCGATAATACAAGGAGCAGGCGCTCGGCTGCTGGATGCAATTAG
- a CDS encoding ATP-binding protein, giving the protein MTRLAKLPIGIQTFAKIREDDYAYVDKTPLVHTLIEEGNYYFLARPRRFGKSLLISTLQALFEGRKELFTGLDIEDKWDWGIQYPVIKISFGGVARSLEDMKQDVGNILEENQRRLGLSCKNPQDIGGCFKQLIWEAQQKYGQKVVILVDEYDKLIVDNLDQIEVAKQGREVLKDLYSIIKDSDEYIKFAFLTGVSKFSKVSVFSGLNNLKDISLDSRYATLCGYTQHDLETVFAEHLRGADMERVRQWYNGYNFLGDRVYNPFDILLFIDSGQIFKNYWFTTGTPTFLVKLIQKGNYYIPRLNSLRVSESLIDSYNIEDIELEPLLFQAGYLTIGRQENVGAVTMYILNFPNLETRYSFNDFLLSHLTGQDAEKAEFQTQIYSALSGADLPAFERALTSLFASIPYTNYVNNTIGSYEGYYASVIYAYLASLGLDLTAEDVTSKGRIDLTIKLENSIYIIEFKVDGEGRALEQIKARGYHHKFQGTGKDIYLIGIDFDSEQRNIAGFEWEKG; this is encoded by the coding sequence ATGACCCGACTGGCCAAACTTCCCATCGGCATTCAGACCTTCGCCAAGATTCGCGAAGATGATTATGCCTATGTCGACAAGACTCCTTTGGTGCACACCCTGATCGAAGAGGGGAATTACTATTTCCTTGCCCGCCCGCGCCGTTTCGGAAAGAGCCTGCTGATTTCCACCCTGCAGGCACTCTTCGAAGGGCGCAAGGAGCTTTTTACCGGGCTCGATATCGAGGACAAGTGGGACTGGGGCATCCAGTACCCGGTCATCAAGATCAGCTTCGGCGGCGTGGCGCGCAGCCTGGAGGATATGAAGCAGGATGTCGGAAACATCCTTGAGGAGAACCAGCGGCGATTGGGCCTTTCCTGCAAAAATCCGCAGGATATCGGCGGATGTTTCAAGCAGCTGATCTGGGAAGCCCAACAGAAATACGGTCAAAAAGTCGTCATCCTTGTGGACGAATACGACAAGCTCATCGTCGACAACCTCGACCAGATCGAAGTCGCCAAACAGGGGCGCGAGGTCCTCAAAGACCTCTACTCCATCATCAAGGACAGCGACGAATACATCAAGTTCGCGTTTCTCACCGGGGTGAGCAAATTCAGCAAGGTCTCCGTTTTCAGTGGGCTCAACAACCTCAAGGACATCAGCCTCGACAGCCGCTACGCCACTCTGTGCGGCTACACCCAACATGACCTGGAAACGGTCTTTGCCGAGCATCTACGCGGCGCCGACATGGAGCGAGTGCGCCAGTGGTACAACGGCTACAACTTCCTGGGGGATCGGGTCTACAATCCTTTCGACATCCTGCTGTTTATCGATAGTGGACAGATTTTCAAAAACTACTGGTTCACCACCGGCACTCCGACCTTTCTGGTCAAGCTGATCCAGAAGGGCAACTACTATATCCCGCGTCTAAATAGTTTACGCGTGTCGGAAAGCCTGATCGACAGCTACAACATCGAGGACATCGAGCTTGAACCTCTTCTGTTCCAAGCCGGCTATCTGACCATCGGGCGGCAGGAAAACGTCGGCGCAGTCACCATGTACATCCTGAACTTCCCAAACCTTGAAACCCGTTACTCCTTCAATGATTTCCTGCTCAGTCACCTGACCGGCCAGGACGCGGAAAAAGCGGAATTTCAGACCCAGATTTACTCCGCTCTGTCCGGTGCTGATCTGCCGGCATTCGAGCGAGCTCTGACCTCCCTGTTCGCCTCAATCCCCTACACCAACTATGTCAACAACACCATCGGCAGCTATGAAGGCTACTACGCCAGCGTCATCTACGCCTATCTGGCAAGTCTGGGGCTGGACTTGACCGCGGAGGATGTGACCAGCAAAGGCCGCATCGATCTAACCATTAAGTTGGAAAACAGCATCTACATCATCGAATTCAAGGTCGACGGCGAGGGGCGCGCCCTGGAGCAGATCAAAGCGCGCGGCTATCATCACAAGTTTCAGGGAACGGGGAAGGATATCTACCTGATCGGCATCGATTTCGATTCGGAGCAACGCAATATTGCCGGGTTTGAGTGGGAGAAGGGTTGA
- a CDS encoding ATP-binding protein: MTRLAKLPIGIQTFAKIREDDYAYVDKTPLVHTLIEEGNYYFLARPRRFGKSLLISTLQALFEGRKELFTGLDIEDKWDWGIQYPVIKISFGGVARSLEDMKQDVGNILEENQRRLGLSCKNPQDIGGCFKQLIWEAQQKYGQKVVILVDEYDKLIVDNLDQIEVAKQGREVLKDLYSIIKDSDEYIKFAFLTGVSKFSKVSVFSGLNNLKDISLDSRYATLCGYTQHDLETVFAEHLRGADMERVRQWYNGYNFLGDRVYNPFDILLFIDSGQIFDNYWFATGTPTFLIKLIRKNNYYIPKLDNLRVSKGLIDSYDIEDIELEPILFQSGYLSINHVEQTDFGTEYSLKFPNREVAISFNDVIVRYLTGSGNNLPTKKELLTSLKQGDLQQFENTLTGVFASIPYTNYVNNTIGSYEGYYASVVYAYLASLGLDLTAEDVTSKGRIDLTVKLGNRIYIIEFKVDGEGRALEQIKARGYHHKFQGTGKDIYLIGIDFDSEQRNIAGFEWEKG; this comes from the coding sequence ATGACCCGACTGGCCAAACTTCCCATCGGCATCCAGACCTTCGCCAAGATTCGCGAAGATGATTATGCCTATGTCGACAAGACTCCTTTGGTGCACACCCTGATCGAAGAGGGGAATTACTATTTCCTTGCCCGCCCGCGCCGTTTCGGAAAGAGCCTGCTGATTTCCACCCTGCAGGCACTCTTCGAAGGGCGCAAGGAGCTTTTTACCGGGCTCGATATCGAGGACAAGTGGGACTGGGGCATCCAGTACCCGGTCATCAAGATCAGCTTCGGCGGCGTGGCGCGCAGCCTGGAGGATATGAAGCAGGATGTCGGAAACATCCTTGAGGAGAACCAGCGGCGATTGGGCCTTTCCTGCAAAAATCCGCAGGATATCGGCGGATGTTTCAAGCAGCTGATCTGGGAAGCCCAACAGAAATACGGTCAAAAAGTCGTCATCCTTGTGGACGAATACGACAAGCTCATCGTCGACAACCTCGACCAGATCGAAGTCGCCAAACAGGGGCGCGAGGTCCTCAAAGACCTCTACTCCATCATCAAGGACAGCGACGAATACATCAAGTTCGCGTTTCTCACCGGGGTGAGCAAATTCAGCAAGGTCTCCGTTTTCAGTGGGCTCAACAACCTCAAGGACATCAGCCTCGACAGCCGCTACGCCACTCTGTGCGGCTACACCCAGCATGACCTGGAAACGGTGTTTGCAGAGCACCTGCGCGGCGCCGACATGGAGCGAGTGCGCCAGTGGTACAACGGCTATAACTTTCTGGGGGATCGAGTCTACAATCCTTTCGATATTCTGCTTTTTATCGACAGCGGGCAGATTTTCGACAACTACTGGTTCGCCACCGGCACGCCGACTTTTCTGATCAAGCTGATCCGGAAGAATAATTATTATATTCCCAAGCTGGACAATTTGCGTGTCAGCAAAGGCTTGATCGACAGCTATGATATCGAGGACATTGAGCTGGAACCGATTTTGTTTCAGTCCGGATATCTGAGTATCAACCACGTTGAGCAGACCGATTTCGGCACCGAGTACAGCCTGAAATTTCCCAACCGCGAAGTCGCCATCTCTTTTAACGACGTGATCGTTCGCTACCTGACCGGTTCCGGCAATAACCTGCCGACAAAAAAGGAACTGTTGACCAGTCTGAAGCAGGGCGATCTGCAGCAGTTTGAAAATACGCTGACCGGCGTGTTCGCCTCAATCCCCTACACCAACTACGTTAACAATACCATCGGCAGCTATGAAGGCTACTACGCCAGCGTGGTCTATGCCTACCTGGCAAGTCTGGGGCTGGACTTGACCGCGGAGGATGTAACCAGCAAAGGGCGCATCGACCTGACCGTGAAACTGGGAAACCGCATCTACATCATCGAATTCAAGGTTGATGGCGAGGGGCGCGCCCTGGAGCAGATCAAAGCGCGTGGCTACCATCACAAGTTTCAGGGAACGGGGAAGGATATTTACCTGATCGGTATCGATTTCGATTCGGAGCAACGCAATATTGCCGGGTTTGAGTGGGAGAAGGGTTGA
- a CDS encoding type II toxin-antitoxin system Phd/YefM family antitoxin, whose product MKAITANELKTRGVASIESALAEGDEAIISVRGKERYVVMDMEAYNRLRVCELEAALYEARREVDGGQAVTESVEEHIDRLRKMDP is encoded by the coding sequence ATGAAAGCGATTACTGCGAACGAGTTGAAGACAAGAGGTGTCGCGTCCATTGAATCGGCTTTGGCAGAGGGCGACGAGGCCATTATTTCCGTGCGCGGCAAAGAGCGTTATGTCGTAATGGATATGGAGGCTTACAATCGCCTGCGTGTTTGCGAATTGGAAGCCGCGCTTTACGAGGCTCGTCGCGAAGTTGACGGAGGTCAAGCCGTTACCGAAAGTGTTGAAGAGCATATCGACCGACTGCGGAAAATGGATCCATGA
- a CDS encoding DDE-type integrase/transposase/recombinase produces the protein MTEEQKQAVAVFRYGVIADFVGATRLDRGEREALLREKCARKWQIPHSGRTRISRSTITRWIQRYTGYGRRLESLYPQDRTDCGSVRAIDEETGLALQELRRQLPKMPVPELTRILHERWLVSSDRSVSQSTVYRFLHQHNLMTEQPAAAADRRKFEAELPNDLWQSDVMHGPHVTVGNKQRKSYLIAFIDDHSRLIPHAAFYPSEALAPFMEAFQSALGKRGIPRKLYVDNGSAFRSRQLEYTCAALGIALIHAKPYQPQGKGKIERFFRTVRTQFLPGFTGQTLEQINGAFERWLEQTYHQRRHSSTGQSPLQRFTAHMHCLRAAPHNLTDSFRKTARRRVNKDRSVVLDKRLFEAPVDLIGKRVELLYHEQSPEQVEVRFSGQSYGNLRPIDLQVNSRVKRDRNGQVELVGEARSDGGTPVEKAITQSGELWEDA, from the coding sequence ATGACCGAAGAACAGAAGCAAGCGGTGGCGGTCTTCCGCTACGGTGTGATTGCCGATTTTGTCGGCGCCACCCGACTGGATCGAGGTGAGCGGGAGGCCCTGCTCAGGGAGAAGTGCGCTCGCAAGTGGCAGATTCCGCATTCAGGACGGACTCGGATTAGCCGTAGCACCATTACCCGCTGGATCCAGAGATACACGGGATACGGCCGCCGTCTTGAATCGCTGTATCCACAGGATCGTACCGATTGCGGGAGTGTGCGGGCGATCGATGAAGAGACCGGCCTGGCACTGCAGGAACTGCGTCGCCAGTTGCCCAAAATGCCGGTTCCGGAATTGACCCGGATTCTGCATGAACGCTGGCTTGTGAGCTCTGATCGGTCTGTCAGCCAGAGCACGGTGTACCGGTTTTTACATCAGCACAATCTGATGACAGAGCAACCGGCCGCGGCCGCCGACCGGCGCAAGTTCGAAGCCGAACTGCCCAACGATCTGTGGCAGTCCGATGTCATGCACGGCCCGCACGTAACGGTTGGCAACAAGCAGCGCAAGAGTTATCTGATCGCCTTCATCGATGATCATTCCCGGCTTATTCCTCATGCGGCGTTTTATCCATCGGAAGCCCTGGCCCCCTTCATGGAAGCCTTCCAGAGTGCCCTAGGCAAACGAGGTATCCCGCGCAAACTCTATGTCGACAACGGCTCGGCCTTCCGTTCCCGTCAGCTGGAGTATACCTGTGCCGCCCTGGGCATCGCCCTGATCCATGCCAAGCCCTATCAGCCCCAGGGCAAGGGCAAGATCGAACGCTTCTTCCGCACCGTGCGCACCCAGTTCCTGCCGGGGTTTACCGGGCAGACGCTGGAGCAGATCAATGGGGCGTTCGAGCGGTGGCTGGAACAGACTTATCATCAGCGTCGTCATAGCTCCACCGGGCAAAGTCCCTTACAGCGTTTTACCGCCCACATGCACTGTCTGCGCGCCGCGCCACACAACCTGACGGATTCCTTCCGCAAAACAGCACGCCGCCGTGTCAACAAGGATCGCTCCGTGGTGCTCGACAAGCGCCTGTTCGAGGCGCCGGTCGATCTGATCGGCAAACGGGTCGAACTGCTCTACCACGAACAAAGCCCCGAGCAGGTGGAGGTGCGTTTCTCCGGACAATCCTACGGCAACCTGCGACCGATCGATCTACAGGTTAACAGTCGGGTCAAGCGGGATCGAAACGGCCAGGTCGAACTCGTCGGGGAGGCCCGCTCTGACGGAGGGACTCCTGTTGAGAAAGCCATCACGCAAAGCGGCGAGTTGTGGGAGGACGCGTAA
- a CDS encoding ATP-binding protein, translating into MTRLAKLPIGIQTFSEIRQEGYAYVDKTPLIRTLIDEGKYYFLARPRRFGKSLLISTLQALFEGRKELFTGLDIEDKWDWQTRYPVIKISFGGVARSLEDMKQDVGNILEENQRRLGLSCKNPQDIGGCFKQLIWEAQQKYGQKVVILVDEYDKLIVDNLDQIEVAKQGREVLKDLYSIIKDSDEYIRFAFLTGVSKFSKVSVFSGLNNLEDISLNPDYATLCGYTQHDLETVFAEHLRGADMERVRQWYNGYNFLGDRVYNPFDILLFIKNNKVFDNYWFATGTPTFLIKLIRKNNYYIPKLDNLRVSKGLIDSYDIEDIELEPILFQSGYLSINHVEQTDFGTEYSLKFPNREVAISFNDVIVRYLTGSGNNLPTKKELLTSLKQGDLQQFENTLTGVFASIPYTNYVNNTIGSYEGYYASVVYAYLASLGLDLTAEDVTSKGRIDLTVKLENRIYIIEFKVDGEGRALEQIKARGYHHKFQGTGKDIYLIGIDFDSEQRNIAGFEWEKG; encoded by the coding sequence ATGACCCGACTGGCCAAACTTCCCATCGGCATTCAGACTTTCAGCGAGATCCGTCAGGAAGGGTATGCCTATGTCGACAAAACTCCTCTGATTCGAACCCTGATCGATGAGGGGAAATACTACTTTCTCGCCCGCCCGCGTCGTTTCGGAAAGAGCCTGCTGATTTCCACCCTGCAGGCACTCTTCGAAGGGCGCAAGGAGCTTTTTACCGGGCTCGATATCGAGGACAAGTGGGACTGGCAAACCCGATACCCGGTCATCAAGATCAGCTTCGGCGGCGTGGCGCGCAGCCTGGAGGATATGAAGCAGGATGTCGGAAACATCCTTGAGGAGAACCAGCGGCGATTGGGCCTTTCCTGCAAAAATCCGCAGGATATCGGCGGATGTTTCAAGCAGCTGATCTGGGAAGCCCAACAGAAATACGGTCAAAAAGTCGTCATCCTTGTGGACGAATACGACAAGCTCATCGTCGACAACCTCGACCAGATCGAAGTCGCCAAACAGGGACGCGAGGTCCTCAAAGACCTCTACTCCATCATCAAGGACAGCGACGAATACATCAGGTTCGCGTTTCTCACCGGGGTGAGCAAATTCAGCAAGGTCTCTGTTTTCAGTGGGCTCAACAACCTGGAGGATATCAGCCTTAATCCCGACTATGCCACCTTGTGCGGCTATACTCAGCATGACCTGGAGACGGTGTTTGCAGAGCACCTGCGCGGCGCCGACATGGAGCGAGTGCGCCAGTGGTACAACGGCTACAACTTCCTGGGGGATCGGGTCTACAACCCTTTTGACATTCTGCTATTCATAAAAAACAATAAAGTTTTTGACAACTACTGGTTTGCCACCGGCACGCCGACTTTTCTGATCAAGCTGATCCGGAAGAATAATTATTATATTCCCAAGCTGGACAATTTGCGTGTCAGCAAAGGCTTGATCGACAGCTATGATATCGAGGACATTGAGCTGGAACCGATTTTGTTTCAGTCCGGATATCTGAGTATCAACCACGTTGAGCAGACCGATTTCGGCACCGAGTACAGCCTGAAATTTCCCAACCGCGAAGTCGCCATCTCTTTTAACGACGTGATCGTTCGCTACCTGACCGGTTCCGGCAATAACCTGCCGACAAAAAAGGAACTGTTGACCAGTCTGAAGCAGGGCGATCTGCAGCAGTTTGAAAATACGCTGACCGGCGTGTTCGCCTCAATCCCCTACACCAACTACGTTAACAACACCATCGGCAGCTATGAAGGCTACTACGCCAGCGTGGTCTATGCCTACCTGGCAAGCCTGGGGCTGGATCTGACCGCGGAGGATGTAACCAGCAAAGGGCGAATCGACCTGACCGTGAAACTGGAAAACCGCATCTACATCATTGAATTCAAGGTCGACGGCGAGGGGCGCGCCCTGGAGCAGATCAAAGCGCGCGGCTATCATCACAAGTTTCAGGGAACGGGGAAGGATATCTACCTGATCGGTATCGATTTCGATTCGGAGCAACGCAATATTGCCGGGTTTGAGTGGGAGAAGGGTTGA
- a CDS encoding Druantia anti-phage system protein DruA gives MQAHHYLGDLPKIGETLWYVAILRQQWVALLSFSAAALKCAVRDQWIGWDHRRQYDRLKLVANNSRFLILPQWHLPNLGSRVLALCEQRIQRDWLERFGHPLVLMETFVDPQRYQGTVYKAANWLCLGQTKGFRRTRQGYSNLAQSPKMVFVRALQSNAQSLLSRPLLGAPYCPGDVKMLLTANQMRSLPEFFTDIPDPRRAAGKRHRLSTVLAIAAGATLCGMRGYKAISDWAKSLGPKARERFGCRKKQGQYLVPSEYIIRDILIRVDPDHLDRSFQRWNEAYAGADESLAIDGKTMCNATDEQGRKTHIMSAIGHETKTCHTQKKSASCR, from the coding sequence ATGCAAGCGCATCATTATCTGGGAGATCTGCCCAAGATCGGCGAAACCCTCTGGTACGTTGCCATATTGCGCCAGCAGTGGGTCGCTTTGCTGAGCTTTTCCGCTGCGGCCTTGAAGTGCGCCGTTCGCGACCAGTGGATTGGCTGGGATCATCGGCGCCAATATGACCGCTTGAAGCTGGTTGCCAACAATAGCCGTTTTTTGATCCTGCCGCAGTGGCATTTGCCCAATCTGGGCTCGCGCGTCTTGGCGCTGTGCGAACAAAGAATCCAGCGCGACTGGCTGGAGCGCTTTGGCCATCCGCTTGTGCTGATGGAGACCTTTGTCGATCCGCAGCGCTATCAAGGCACGGTTTACAAGGCGGCCAATTGGCTATGCCTGGGTCAGACCAAGGGATTTCGCCGAACCCGTCAAGGTTATAGCAACCTCGCACAGTCCCCGAAGATGGTGTTTGTTCGTGCGCTGCAGTCCAATGCCCAATCGCTCTTGTCCCGCCCCCTGCTTGGGGCGCCCTATTGTCCAGGAGACGTGAAAATGTTGTTGACAGCCAATCAAATGCGATCCTTGCCAGAGTTTTTCACCGACATCCCCGACCCGCGCCGCGCCGCAGGGAAACGCCACCGGCTGTCCACCGTTTTGGCCATTGCCGCCGGGGCGACGCTTTGCGGGATGCGCGGGTACAAGGCGATTTCCGATTGGGCCAAAAGTCTTGGCCCCAAGGCGCGCGAGCGCTTCGGATGCCGTAAAAAACAAGGGCAGTACCTTGTCCCGAGCGAATACATCATCCGCGATATCCTCATCAGGGTCGATCCGGATCATCTCGACCGCAGCTTTCAACGTTGGAACGAGGCTTACGCAGGCGCGGATGAAAGCCTCGCCATTGACGGCAAGACCATGTGCAACGCCACCGACGAGCAAGGCCGCAAGACGCATATCATGAGCGCGATCGGCCACGAGACCAAAACCTGCCACACCCAAAAAAAGTCGGCCTCCTGCCGATAG
- a CDS encoding ExeA family protein gives MPENYRHCFGLHKEPFAADIPRQEILVTRTLTAVCDRIHYAISLGALALITGEIGSGKSTALRYVIGDFHPSEYRVLSVTATSGSILELYRQILAELGVENAGASRAKMTRRIKQEVLDLTLGKKMKLALMIDEASLLRLEVFAELHTLTQFEQDSKPFLPIILAGQANLIDNLSYRNSQPLASRVVARCHLSGIDQNTMQEYLLHHLKIAGVKQMLFDDAAVTAIHQGSGGLFRKANHLARGALVAAAKAQESVVSAEHVRRAATELF, from the coding sequence ATGCCAGAGAACTATCGCCATTGTTTCGGGCTGCACAAAGAGCCCTTTGCCGCCGATATCCCCCGTCAGGAGATTCTGGTGACCAGAACCCTCACCGCCGTCTGCGACCGCATCCACTATGCCATCAGCCTGGGAGCCCTCGCTCTGATCACTGGTGAAATCGGCAGCGGCAAATCCACGGCGCTGCGCTACGTCATCGGGGATTTCCATCCTTCGGAGTACAGGGTTCTCTCGGTCACCGCCACCTCCGGCTCCATTCTCGAACTCTATCGTCAGATTCTGGCTGAGCTGGGAGTCGAAAACGCCGGAGCGTCCCGCGCCAAAATGACCCGCCGGATCAAACAGGAGGTGCTGGATCTGACCCTGGGCAAGAAGATGAAACTGGCCCTGATGATCGATGAAGCTTCTTTGCTCCGACTGGAGGTGTTTGCCGAACTGCACACCCTCACCCAGTTTGAACAGGATTCCAAACCGTTTCTGCCGATCATCCTGGCGGGACAGGCCAACTTGATCGACAACCTCAGCTATCGTAACAGCCAGCCCCTGGCCTCACGCGTGGTTGCCCGCTGCCACCTCAGTGGCATCGACCAGAACACCATGCAAGAGTACCTGCTCCATCACCTAAAGATCGCCGGCGTCAAGCAGATGCTCTTTGATGACGCCGCGGTTACCGCTATTCACCAGGGCTCTGGAGGTCTGTTCCGCAAAGCCAATCATCTCGCCAGAGGTGCGCTGGTTGCCGCGGCAAAAGCACAAGAGTCCGTCGTGTCTGCCGAGCATGTGCGCCGGGCGGCGACAGAACTGTTCTAA